A single window of Plasmodium reichenowi strain SY57 chromosome 12, whole genome shotgun sequence DNA harbors:
- a CDS encoding hypothetical protein (conserved Plasmodium protein, unknown function) encodes VSEREEIKHDDDYVSEREEIKQDDDYISERDEFKQDESFVGDKDQIFDDHYVSEREKIKQDDDYISEREEFKQDESFVGDKDQIFEDDNYVSEREEFKHDDDYVSEREEIKQDNDYISEREEIKQDQSFVGDKDQNFQDDNYVSEREEIIYDNNNNISDREQVIQYDNYVSDKEEIIYDNNNLSDKEEIIYDNNNLSDKEEIIYDNNNNNNISDREVDKENNNYVYENDEIIKDNKSMNEKDSSIHYDEEGTIKNKDIIENVKDESSDIQMLENDIINNINNEIIDNNESEIINNQSKVENNTSMTEYEDVIDMDYKSPENLFMFDQEYNINEGHKGEINNNDNDNSKSVSGMGERKVSNEENREDEMIRNEEVDYIKEDDERNSDDIKEDDEHNTDDIKEDDEHNTDDIKEDDEHNADDIKEDDEHNADDIKEDDEHNTDDIKDNDEHNTDDIKDDDEHNTDDIKDNDEHNTDDIKDNDEHNTDDIKDDEHNIDDIKDDEHNTDDIKDEDNDQVEDNQELNENLEGSDVPKDDEALDVEDAPEEQKETDDKIESGSVRDKKNEGSTEKKIETKKGGLLMGIMKRKRFMSRDPKKKS; translated from the coding sequence TGTAAGTGAAAGGGAGGAAATTAAACATGATGATGATTATGTAAGTGAACGGGAGGAAATTAAACAAGatgatgattatataaGTGAAAGGGATGAATTTAAACAAGATGAAAGTTTTGTAGGAGACAAAGATCAAATTTTTGATGATCATTATGTAAGTGAAAGGGAGAAAATTAAACAGGatgatgattatataaGTGAACGGGAGGAATTTAAACAAGATGAAAGTTTTGTAGGAGACAAAGATCAAATTTTTGAAGATGATAATTATGTAAGTGAAAGGGAGGAATTTAAACATGATGATGATTATGTAAGTGAACGGGAGGAAATTAAACAAgataatgattatataaGTGAAAGGGAGGAAATTAAACAAGATCAAAGTTTTGTAGGAGACAAAGATCAAAATTTTCAAGATGATAATTATGTAAGTGAAAGGGAGGAAATTATATacgataataataataatataagtGACAGAGAGCAAGTTATCcaatatgataattatgtaAGTGACaaagaagaaattatatacgataataataatttaagtGACAAGgaagaaattatatacgataataataatttaagtgataaagaagaaattatatacgataataataataataataatataagtGATAGGGAAGtagataaagaaaataataattatgtttatgaaaatgatgaaattATTAAAGATAACAAAAGTATGAACGAAAAAGACTCAAGTATTCATTATGATGAAGAAGGaacaattaaaaataaagatattattGAAAATGTGAAGGACGAAAGTAGTGATATACAAATGTtagaaaatgatataattaataatataaacaatgaaataatagataataatgaaagtgaaataattaataatcAAAGTAAAgtagaaaataatacaagTATGACAGAGTATGAAGATGTTATAGATATGGATTACAAATCTCCagaaaatttatttatgtttgATCAAGAATACAATATTAATGAAGGTCATAAAGGagaaattaataataatgataatgataacaGTAAGAGTGTGTCTGGAATGGGTGAACGAAAAGTTAgtaatgaagaaaatagGGAAGATGAAATGATAAGAAATGAAGAAGtagattatataaaagaagatGATGAACGTAATTCAGACgatataaaagaagatGATGAACATAATACAGACgatataaaagaagatGATGAACACAATACAGACgatataaaagaagatGATGAACATAATGCAGACgatataaaagaagatGATGAACATAATGCAGACgatataaaagaagatGATGAACACAATACAGACgatataaaagataatgaTGAACACAATACAgatgatataaaagatgatgatgaaCATAATACAGACgatataaaagataatgaTGAACACAATACAGACgatataaaagataatgaTGAACACAATACAGACGATATAAAAGATGATGAACACAATATAGACGATATAAAAGATGATGAACACAATACAGACGATATAAAAGATGAAGATAATGATCAAGTAGAAGACAATCaagaattaaatgaaaatttagAAGGTTCAGATGTACCGAAGGATGATGAAGCTTTGGATGTTGAGGATGCACCTGAAGAACAAAAAGAGACAGATGATAAGATAGAATCTGGTTCTGTACGTGATAAAAAGAATGAAGGTTCAACtgagaaaaaaattgaaaCTAAAAAAGGTGGTTTACTTATGGGTATTATGAAGAGAAAAAGATTTATGTCAAGAGATCCGAAAAAGAAGTCATAA
- a CDS encoding COPI associated protein, putative: MALFFTDLPNFSLRFLSMISGTLMIIAGILNVFNLFQTVVNIYVICSGILLILCDVKTFRFYRFIEFLFTVIGRSLFILIIGSIIIHKGILNLFIGLVLICISLMYITLGYYNGIPQPLMDRKKNPTNYYDSKNNGMSTCSMDTTNEV, from the exons ATGGCACTTTTTTTTACCGATTTACCAAACTTCAGCTTGAGGTTTTTATCAATGATATCAG gcactttaatgataatagccggaatattaaatgtttttaatttatttcaGACTGTcgtaaatatatatgtcatATGTTCAGGAATATTACTAATATTATGTGATGTGAAAACATTTCGATTTTATCGATTTATTGAATTCTTATTTACAGTAATTGGAAGAAGTCTTTTTATACTTATTATTGGCTCTATTATAATTCATAAAGgaattttaaatttatttattggACTAGTACTTATTTGTATATCACTTATGTATATAACTCTGGGTTATTACAATGGAATACCTCAACCTTTAATGgatagaaaaaaaaatccaACCAATTATTATGATTCCAAAAATAATGGTATGAGTACCTGTTCTATGGACACAACAAATGA AGTTTAA
- a CDS encoding calcyclin binding protein, putative, with product MTTEEKINNLNDDLEELNTLLLSVKRENVKAKIQQCIENINGEIIKLKINKNQMPNKITETKVQLNDPIVSYNSVQSFAWNQERNKVTIFLTVKNVHTVGEEKISTVFEERSFEIKMNDVDKKHYRFCIKKLCDKIIPNKCSFKVKKDTVHVTLVKQENKHWENLHFKESPMSKIKPPSMDEQAEPSAMLMNMMKQLYQEGDSDMKRTIAKAWCEANEKKSDFSVPNF from the coding sequence atgacgACCGAAGAAAAGATTAACAACTTAAATGACGATTTAGAAGAATTAAACACGTTACTCTTATCAGTTAAAAGAGAAAATGTTAAGGCAAAAATACAACAATGTATTGAGAATATTAATGGagaaataattaaattaaaaattaataaaaatcaaATGCCAAACAAAATTACTGAAACAAAAGTTCAATTAAACGATCCCATCGTTTCTTATAATTCCGTTCAATCTTTTGCTTGGAATCaagaaagaaataaagTGACAATATTTTTGACTGTCAAGAATGTACATACTGTAGGAGAAGAAAAAATCTCAACTGTATTTGAAGAAAGATCatttgaaataaaaatgaatgatgtagataaaaaacattatcgtttttgtattaaaaaattgtGTGATAAAATTATACCAAATAAATGTTCTTTCAAAGTTAAAAAGGATACTGTACATGTCACCTTAGTAAAACAAGAAAACAAGCATTGGGAGAATCTACATTTTAAAGAATCACCGATGTCTAAAATAAAACCTCCTAGTATGGATGAACAAGCAGAACCATCAGCTATGTTAATGAATATGATGAAACAATTATATCAAGAGGGAGATAGTGACATGAAAAGGACCATAGCCAAAGCTTGGTGTGAAGCCAACGAAAAAAAATCAGACTTTTCGGTACCAAATTtttag